One genomic window of Anas acuta chromosome 14, bAnaAcu1.1, whole genome shotgun sequence includes the following:
- the ADRA1B gene encoding alpha-1B adrenergic receptor: protein MGPNHTLLWRMILKMNTYFDEKSNSSIPGYLKVSALNSGNLSANNSNETTSNLDSPTLDISRAITVGLILGAFILFAIIGNILVILSVACNRHLRIPTNYFIINLAIADLLLSFTVLPFSATLEILGYWILGRIFCDIWAAVDVLCCTASILSLCAISIDRYIGVRYSLQYPTLVTRRRAILALLGVWVLSMVISIGPLLGWKEPAPKDDKECRITEEPFYALFSSLGSFYIPLIVILVMYCRVYIVAKRTTKNLEAGVMKEMSNSKELTLRIHYRNIHEDTLNSTKSKGHNPRNSLAFKLFKFSREKKAAKTLGIVVGMFILCWLPFFIVLPLGSLFSALKPPETIFKVIFWLGYFNSCLNPIIYPCSSKEFKRAFIQILKCQCHRRKQLGWWAYSYRNWNRCSFEHPRKDSLEDSGSFLSGSQRTLSSASPSPGYLSKITHPHMEMCTFQEWKNSSSFLSPLQESSRQKDPYQFFTFSLLPEHNGHIAASSQASSNGDPEAICDTLNGKTDCKANRMLD, encoded by the exons ATGGGACCCAACCATACCTTGCTATGGAGGATGATTTTAAAGATGAATACCTACTTTGATGAGAAATCCAATTCATCAATACCTGGATATTTGAAAGTTTCTGCATTAAATAGTGGCAACCTTTCTGCGAACAACTCCAATGAGACAACAAGCAACCTGGACTCACCCACCTTGGATATCAGTAGGGCGATAACTGTGGGGCTCATCCTAGGTGCCTTTATACTCTTTGCTATTATAGGTAATATTTTGGTAATTCTCTCTGTTGCTTGCAATAGGCATTTAAGAATCCCtacaaattatttcataattaaCCTTGCAATAGCAGATTTGTTGCTGAGTTTTACTGTCCTTCCATTCTCTGCTACATTGGAAATCCTCGGCTACTGGATTTTGGGGAGGATATTTTGTGATATCTGGGCAGCAGTTGATGTGCTGTGCTGTACAGCTTCTATTTTAAGTCTATGTGCGATTTCCATAGACAGATATATAGGAGTACGTTATTCTCTCCAGTATCCAACTTTGGTAACAAGAAGAAGAGCAATTCTAGCTCTACTAGGTGTCTGGGTCCTTTCCATGGTAATTTCTATTGGGCCTCTTTTGGGCTGGAAAGAACCAGCACCCAAGGACGATAAGGAGTGCCGCATCACTGAAGAACCATTCTACGCTTTGTTCTCTTCCTTGGGGTCCTTTTACATTCCCTTAATTGTCATTCTTGTGATGTACTGCCGGGTCTACATAGTGGCCAAAAGGACTACTAAAAACCTGGAAGCTGGGGTTATGAAAGAGATGTCCAACTCCAAGGAGCTGACTTTACGGATCCATTACAGGAACATTCATGAGGATACATTAAACAGCACCAAATCCAAGGGTCACAATCCCAGGAACTCCTTAGCtttcaaactttttaaattctctAGAGAAAAGAAGGCAGCCAAGACGCTGGGAATTGTGGTCGGCATGTTTATCTTGTGCTGGCTACCCTTCTTCATTGTTCTGCCGCTAG GATCTCTGTTTTCAGCTCTGAAGCCCCCTGAAACAATCTTCAAGGTGATTTTTTGGCTTGGCTACTTTAACAGCTGCTTGAATCCAATCATCTACCCTTGCTCAAGCAAAGAGTTCAAGAGGGCTTTCATACAGATCCTAAAATGTCAGTGCCACCGTCGAAAGCAGTTGGGGTGGTGGGCCTACAGCTACAGAAACTGGAATCGGTGCTCCTTTGAACACCCTAGGAAGGACTCTCTGGAAGACAGTGGGAGTTTCTTAAGTGGCAGCCAAAGGACATTATCTTCAGCATCTCCCAGCCCTGGTTACCTGAGCAAAATCACTCACCCACATATGGAAATGTGCACATTCCAGGAATGGAAAAACTCCAGCTCGTTCCTGAGCCCCTTACAAGAAAGCAGCAGACAAAAGGATCCATACCAGTTCTTCACCTTCAGTCTCTTACCAGAGCACAACGGACACATTGCTGCTAGCAGCCAAGCTTCCAGCAACGGGGACCCCGAGGCCATTTGTGACACACTGAATGGTAAAACCGACTGCAAAGCAAACAGGATGCTGGACTGA